In Tachysurus vachellii isolate PV-2020 chromosome 12, HZAU_Pvac_v1, whole genome shotgun sequence, the following are encoded in one genomic region:
- the htra4 gene encoding serine protease HTRA1 gives MITTQTFVIMWEVKVVTCLLAVSFIHARLVTHRPERECTDACDTSRCTTTPDSCYFGVVRDACRCCSVCASGEGDPCGERGRTRCGDGLRCDRAPVWVGARARTCVCVTAGPVCGSDGRTYPSECRLRAENRKAERSRAPAVIPVQKGACESGSQNPSSMRNKFNFIADVVDKIAPAVVHLELFKRLPYTNQEMPVSTGSGFIVSEDGWIVTNAHVLANKQRINVELNSGVHYDATIKDVDQKLDIALIKIDAEEALPVLSLGRSSDLRPGEFVVAVGSPFSLQNTVTTGIISTTQRGSRELGLHNSDMEYIQTDAIINYGNSGGPLVNLDGDVIGINTLKVTAGISFAIPSDRIRQFLADSYERQRKGNTQPKKRYMGVRMFQLTPALIRNLKERESDFPDVSLGVYIYEVIPGTAASSAGLKNHDVIISINGKSVQSTDDVSHAVQSAKTLLVTVRRLNEAVTLTVVPGELE, from the exons ATGATTACAA CACAAACTTTCGTGATTATGTGGGAAGTAAAAGTAGTGACGTGTTTGCTCGCGGTCTCGTTCATTCACGCGCGGCTCGTCACGCACAGGCCGGAGCGGGAATGCACGGATGCTTGTGACACGTCCCGCTGCACAACAACACCGGACTCCTGCTATTTCGGTGTGGTGAGAGACGCGTGCCGCTGCTGCTCGGTGTGCGCCTCGGGCGAGGGTGACCCGTGCGGTGAGCGGGGCCGCACGCGCTGCGGTGATGGTCTGCGATGCGATCGCGCGCCGGTGTGGGTGGGGGCACGCGCACGCACCTGCGTATGCGTCACCGCTGGACCCGTCTGCGGAAGCGACGGTCGCACGTACCCGAGTGAGTGCCGCCTCAGAGCGGAGAACCGGAAGGCCGAGCGGAGCCGCGCGCCCGCTGTCATTCCTGTCCAAAAAGGCGCGTGCGAGTCCG GTTCTCAGAACCCCAGCAGCATGCGTAACAAATTCAACTTCATAGCAGACGTAGTGGACAAGATCGCTCCTGCAGTCGTTCATCTAGAGCTGTTCAAAAG ACTGCCATATACAAACCAGGAAATGCCTGTCTCCACTGGCTCAGGGTTTATTGTGTctgaagatggatggatagtcaCCAATGCCCATGTCCTAGCCAACAAACAGCGAATTAATGTGGAGCTTAACAGTGGTGTCCATTATGATGCTACGATCAAAGATGTGGACCAGAAATTGGATATCGCTCTGATTAAGATTGATGCAGAG GAGGCTTTGCCTGTCCTGTCTCTGGGCCGCTCCTCTGACCTGCGGCCGGGCGAGTTTGTGGTGGCTGTCGGCAGCCCATTCTCGCTTCAGAACACCGTCACTACAGGCATCATCAGCACCACGCAGCGCGGCAGCCGTGAGCTTGGCCTCCACAACTCCGACATGGAGTACATCCAGACCGACGCCATCATTAAC TACGGCAACTCTGGAGGGCCGCTGGTTAATTTG GATGGAGATGTCATCGGCATAAACACGCTGAAGGTCACAGCAGGAATATCATTTGCGATTCCCTCGGACCGGATAAGGCAGTTCCTAGCAGACTCCTACGAGAGACAAAGGAAAG GGAACACGCAGCCCAAAAAACGATATATGGGAGTGAGAATGTTTCAGCTGACGCCAGC TTTAATCAGAAAtctgaaagagagggagagcgatTTCCCAGATGTCAGTTTAGGAGTGTACATCTACGAGGTCATCCCTGGAACGGCTGCCTCCAG cgcTGGCCTGAAGAACCACGATGTGATCATCAGCATTAACGGCAAGTCAGTTCAGAGCACGGACGACGTGAGTCACGCTGTGCAATCAGCCAAAACGCTCTTGGTGACAGTGCGGCGCCTAAACGAAGCTGTCACTTTGACGGTTGTGCCAGGAGAACTGGAGTGA
- the tm2d2 gene encoding TM2 domain-containing protein 2, whose translation MSHISVNYVLLGGQFFLLVSVLLLQCLEGTESENATTPGSRETTATSTITTTTTTTTTTTAAATTITALLTQQPEENITYNNITTAEPTNHTEHYEYSPPSPVVLCRYLPEEFIYCKEPVNHDGNLTAFLDLGHGCVKIGNQGQVYKDVNHTQVQCAALDGIECAGPREFLRGNEPCIKYTGHYFITTLLYSFFLGCFGVDRFCLGHTGTAVGKLLTLGGLGIWWFVDLILLITGGLTPSDGSNWCTFY comes from the exons ATGTCTcacatttctgtaaattatGTGTTGTTAGGCGGACAGTTTTTCTTGCTCGTGTCGGTGCTGCTTTTGCAATGCCTGGAAGGGACTGAATCCGAAAACGCCACCACACCCGGAAGCAGAGAGACAACAGCAACCAGCACCATtacaacgacaacaacaacaacaacaacaacaacagcagcagctacTACAATCACAGCGCTGTTAACACAGCAACCTGaagaaaatataacatataataacatCACAACAGCAGAGCCGACAAACCACACGGAGCATTATGAATACAGCCCTCCATCACCGGTCGTCCTCTGCCGGTACCT tCCTGAGGAGTTTATATACTGCAAAGAACCTGTCAATCACGACGGAAACCTCACAGCCTTCCTGGATCTGGGACACGGCTGTGTAAAG atTGGAAATCAAGGTCAGGTGTACAAAGACGTGAATCACACTCAGGTGCAGTGTGCAGCCCTGGATGGCATCGAGTGTGCCGGACCTCGGGAATTCCTCAGAGGGAACGAACCATGCATCAA ATACACGGGCCACTACTTCATCACCACGCTCTTGTACTCCTTCTTTCTGGGCTGCTTTGGAGTGGACCGCTTCTGCCTGGGCCACACGGGCACCGCCGTTGGAAAACTCCTGACTCTCGGAGGCCTGGGAATCTGGTGGTTTGTGGATCTCATCCTGCTCATAACCGGAGGACTGACGCCCAGCGATGGCAGCAACTGGTGCACGTTCTACTGA
- the LOC132855370 gene encoding uncharacterized protein LOC132855370 yields MKTDSREISSISHEPTDRQPTRGCDTNKRGQSVEKRLFDLTSVPLHAEHFTRTLEECFIHRCCFPGQQLLAGVRRTSRLLPNHNCVNIWTATAPAAGESIRGCSYGAMETSHQAILGNFPLCLQQPETTSQALIISHCYPYNCMLATPWTQRMAASARCAPYPLPHASHTHLLQPRRHTPARVQPESKACRDHRSPTQPST; encoded by the exons ATGAAAACCGACTCCAGAGAAATCTCCTCCATCAGCCACGAGCCCACAGACAGGCAGCCAACCAGAGGCTGTGATACAAATAAACGAGGCCAGAGTGTGGAGAAGCGCCTGTTTGACCTGACCTCTGTACCTCTGCACGCCGAACACTTCACGCGGACTCTGGAGGAGTGTTTCATTCACCGCTGCTGCTTTCCAGGACAGCAGCTTCTCGCCGGCGTGAGAAGAACGTCACGCTTACTGCCAAACCATAACTGTGTAAACATCTGGACGGCCACTGCTCCAGCTGCTGGAGAAAGCATCCGGGGCTGCAGCTACGGCGCCATGGAGACTTCACACCAGGCCATTCTGGGAAATTTCCCACTGTGCCTTCAGCAGCCTGAAACAACCTCGCAG GCTCTGATCATCTCTCATTGTTACCCGTATAACTGCATGCTGGCGACTCCTTGGACCCAGCGCATGGCCGCTTCGGCTCGCTGTGCTCCGTATCCTCTCCCACATgcctcccacacacacctgctgcagCCCCGACGCCACACTCCAGCCCGAGTCCAGCCCGAGAGCAAAGCCTGCAGGGATCACAGGTCGCCCACGCAACCTTCCACATAA
- the tbx3b gene encoding T-box transcription factor TBX3 codes for MAYHTSFFPLLGCGRPLMEQITGNSIIISSPSSSSSLSSSSATHHNLQHVEKEEGEEEEEEEEAVVHLEGMELWRQFHRIGTEMVITKSGRRMFPPLRVRCNGLDRRASYVMLMDIMSSDGCRYKFHHSRWTVAGKADPELPKRMYVHPDSPASGEHWMSRVVTFHKLKLTNNISDKHGFTILNSMHKYQPRLHVVRADDLLKLPYSAFRTFVFPETEFIAVTAYQNDKITQLKIDNNPFAKGFRDTGNGRREKRSELGWSWDQTRTKKSYMN; via the exons ATGGCGTACCATACTTCATTTTTCCCTTTGCTGGGGTGTGGGAGGCCTCTGATGGAGCAGATCACTGGGAACAGCATCATCATCTCCAgtccttcatcatcttcttcattatcatcatcatcagctacTCATCATAACCTCCAACATGTGGAGAAAGAGGaaggggaggaagaggaggaggaggaagaggcgGTGGTGCACCTGGAGGGCATGGAGCTGTGGAGGCAGTTCCATAGGATCGGCACTGAAATGGTCATCACAAAGTCAGGgag GCGGATGTTTCCTCCGTTGCGTGTGCGATGTAATGGTTTGGACCGCAGAGCGAGCTACGTGATGCTGATGGACATCATGTCATCAGACGGCTGCAGGTACAAGTTTCATCACTCGCGCTGGACGGTGGCAGGGAAAGCCGACCCGGAACTGCCCAAGCGTATGTACGTTCACCCGGACAGCCCAGCCTCTGGAGAACACTGGATGTCCCGAGTTGTGACGTTCCACAAGCTGAAACTGACCAACAACATCTCAGATAAACATGGATTT ACCATTTTGAACTCCATGCATAAATACCAGCCGCGGCTGCACGTGGTGAGAGCCGACGATCTCCTCAAACTTCCCTACAGTGCATTCAGGACCTTCGTGTTTCCCGAGACTGAGTTTATCGCCGTCACTGCGTACCAGAACGACAAG ATAACGCAGCTGAAAATCGACAATAATCCGTTCGCAAAGGGATTCCGGGACACAGGAAACGGGAGGAGGGAGAAAAGGTCAGAACTGGGATGGAGCTGGGATCAAACACGAACAAAGAAAAGCTACatgaattaa